ttttaagtCATGTATCTAGCCGCTCCAAGATTAATTTGTCCAATTAGctaaaaaaaccctaattgtGAAtctctaatagaagaagaaaaagaatttcaccgctaatatttttatatatacatgataaattgtcATGTATGTGTGTATTATATACGGGAATATACATTTAATGTACAACAtgtcaaaattctttattttttttttataaataatcgTACCGGCGTGTCGTGTTACGTATTGCGTGTCGGCATTGATGTTACTTAGACAAGAACtagtaaattaaatatgattcGATAAAGTGACTTGATGTCATAAACACATTACACCATCTACATGTTATCCTTACACCATGCGCATGTTACCTTCATTATAAGTAATTAATCATGTACTCCGCTAATTATGTGACTAAAAGAAGTCACCTACCATCCCACATTTATTTACTATTGATATCACATGATCTCATTCTTGTGTTCGTGCATTAGAGTGTGCGTGACCCTAACAACAAATCTTATGAAGTTCTTCAGTAATTTCATAGGTTGTGTGGAGAGGCAAGTCAGAACAAGAATGAGCggcaaaaatatcaaattgatcCCATTTTAAGGTGTATGGTACTAAAATCGTGTCATGCACCTGATCTTCACACATGTTACGTCGGTTCCTTTCATCACAATTGAATTTTAACCAAGCCAAGTTTTGATATTTTCTTCATATATTTCaaattggtttaattttgaaagaatTAAACATTCAGGAAATCAGTGAGACATAAAGTGGAGATGGCCGAGTTGGTCTAAGGCGCCAGATTAAGGTTCTGGTCCGAAAGggcgtgggttcaaatcccactCTCCACACGAGCgtgttttcttctctctccttttctttttattttccatttgcaGCATCTCTAAAGGCTTGAcctttctctttcccttcgctcttttcttctatttgtgAGATTCGACAATGAATTCCGAGCGTTAATTTCCATAAATTCGTCATCTTTTTCTTGTCTGATGATTCCTCAAGAATCCAACTGTTGATCCCCGTGGTCGCTTCGGACCGTGAACATCGTATCTATCTCCACGACCCACCAATTTTCGTACACCTGGATACAAATCTGTTTCGTCCCCGTTTGAGGGACTCTCGGGATCGTCGCTTTTCTGCATCTGCACGCGTTCTTGGGGACGAGCGAGTGCGAGGGGCTCCGCAATCTTGGAAttcctctttttgttttcctcgcAGTTCTACGCCCGATCGGTCCTATGACGGCTCTTTGATTTGATCGGGGCCAGAGACTCCGTTATTTCGGGTTCCGGATTGGCGGGTGTTCGATTCTCggatcaattttatttttttgttgcgaCCGCTGAATCAACTGCGCAACTGTAAGTTGAATTCTTGGTTACGAGAATGTGCCTGTCGTTTGATTTTCTATCCTGGTATTTTGGACATGAATGACTGCGATTCTGGGCTGGGGATTCTCAGAACTAATGCATTTTGTCGGTGACTTAAACCATCACGATCCCCGGTCATTTGCCTATGATAATACTGAACCTATGCATTTTGTTGTCAATGCTGCAATTAGACAGTGACATGACGCCTAATCCCAGCTGTTGATTTTGTGGGCTCACGGAGGCTTCTGCCGCATTGCAGATGAATGGCTGGGTCCAAGGCATTGTCTGCATATTCACTCCGTTGACATGATTGGAAATGTTTTCTATCTCTCGTGCTGGCTAGCCTGCTTTATAAATCTGATATAGCACGCTTTCCCCAGAAAGTAATGATCTTGGCTGTCTTTGTCTGCCTATAGTGGTACTATCTCGCATCTATACTAAGAACTTTGTATAACCATACATTCATGCATTAGCATGCATGGTTCATATTAAGCCATCTATTGAACAGTTGCTGCTGTTGTTTGTAATCTAGAGTTTGAGTCTATATCGAGTTAGTCCTTTTCTAAAGAATTCTAATTGGAGTCTATGGTTTTCCAGGTGCCTCATGGCAGCTAAGGGCCCAAATGAGAGAAGAAGTAGGAGTTCGATGCCTATATTTGTCGTAGTTGGTTTGTGCTGTGTCTTCTATATTTTGGGTGCATGGCAGCGAAGTGGTTTTGGAAAAGGAGACAGCATTGCAGTTGAAATCACCAAGCAGGCAGATTGCAGTATCCTCTCCAATCTACACTATGAAACCCATCAAGGTGATGCCCGGATAGCAGAAGATTCCGACACGGACATCAAGGAATTCAAGCCATGTGATGATCAATATATTGATTACACACCATGTCAGGACCAAATGCGGGCTATGACTTTCCCTCGAGAAAATATGAATTACAGAGAGAGGCACTGTCCCACTGAAGAAGGGAAGCTGCGTTGCCTTGTCCCAGCACCCAAAGGATATATGACCCCATTCCCATGGCCCAAGAGCCGTGACTATGTTCCTTTTGCCAATGCACCGTACAAGAGCTTAACTGTTGAAAAGGCTGTCCAGAACTGGATCCAGTATGAGGGCAATGTGTTCAGATTTCCAGGAGGCGGAACGCAGTTTCCAAATGGGGCTGATGCTTATATTGAAGAACTTGCTTCTATCATCCCGTTGGATAATGGGGTGGTTAGGACTGCACTAGACACTGGATGCGGGGTAAGTGCACTAGTGCAAATGACAAGATTTTTTTCAGATCAGTTGTTCTTGTGCTAGATTTCTGCATTAGGTGGATCCAATGTTGCTTGGAAGTTAGATTTATTCAGATCTTGTTCCTATTGTGGTGAAAGCTCTCTCATTGTTGCATATGTGCGTGTTTAATGCTGATGTTCAATGTCGTTGGGTTTGGCGTTCATATTTGCTCATGTATGTCCATAGGTTGCAAGTTGGGGTGCTTACCTGTTTAAGAAAAATGTTGTAGCCATGTCATTTGCACCAAGAGACTCTCATGAAGCTCAAGTCCAGTTTGCCCTGGAAAGAGGTGTCCCTGCTGTTATTGGAGTTCTTGGGACCATAAAACTGCCATATCCATCTAGAGCTTTTGACATGGCTCACTGCTCTCGCTGCTTGATACCATGGGCTTCCAATGGTGAGTTTAGTTTAGAAGTTGCTCACATCAATTGATTCTCAAGATTTTACTGTCCTGCGAATGTAAAGTTTTGTTTCGTGTATCCATCACGAAGTGTTCACATTTCCCCACatctttgtttctcctttttctttacaTCAAAGGTCTTTTTGAGGTTGGTCAAGGAAGGTTCAGTTTTATGCTAATATTGTGCAGGAAGAATTTGGCATTGAATTTTGACCAGTCTCACATAACTTAGGAACTTTCCTTGGAATTGTTGCCAAAGAACACATCCAGTGTGATATTCCCTTATTTTactctatttttattttgtaatctTCCTTTGCAGATGGAATGTACATGATGGAAGTTGATCGAGTTCTTAGACCCGGTGGTTATTGGGTGCTTTCTGGTCCTCCCATTAACTGGATCAACAATTACCAAGCATGGCAGCGTCCAAAAGAGGAACTTGAGGAGGAACAAAGGAAAATTGAAGAGACTGCCAAACGTCTTTGCTGGGAGAAGAAGCATGAGAAGGGAGAAATTGCAATATGGCAAAAGAGAACCAGCTATGATTCTTGCCATGGCAAAGATCTGGAGTCCACAGTATGCAAATCCACAAATCTAGATGATGTTTGGTACATCTTTGACCTTCAACTGTATCTGTCAGCTTCTTATTATCTTGGCCTTCAGTATCTGTTCAATGCTtattttactttgaattttACTGAGGGGGTAATTGATTGTAATAGCACTTGCTAAAGCAACAAAATCCTCAATGGGCGGCCAACACCCTTGTTTGGTCTTTATAGCTCCTCAAATCATGTCATACTGTAACCAGGACTGGAGTTTAGATATGGTGCATGCTGCATGAATTCTCTTTGCTCGTTATGAGAACAAGAAAGGTTCTATGGGAGCATGTATTGGCTGGATACCATTGGAACTTATGCTAGGGTCTGCAGTATTAATCTGGAAGCTCTATAAGTGCTCATGTTCTTAGAGTTGCTCATCGGCAGGTACAAGAAAATGGAGGTATGTGTTACTCCTTACCCTGAAACTACTGACCCAGAAGAAGTTGCGGTTGGGGCATGGAAGCCATTTCCAGAAAGATTAAATGCCGTTCCATACAGAGTTTCCAGTGGCTCAGTACCTGGAGTGTCAGCTGATTCATTCCAGGATGACAACAAGACATGGAGGAAACATGTAAACTTTTACAAGACAGAGAACAAGATTATTGGTTCAGGGAGGTATCGGAACATCATGGACATGAATGCTGGTCTGGGGAGTTTTGCTGCAGCTCTGGAATCTCCGAAGCTATGGGTCATGAATGTCATGCCCACAATAGCtaagagagacgctctcggtgTTATTTATGAGCGTGGGCTGATAGGCATATATCATGATTGGTATGTTTTCAAACATGAATCCTATTCGTTCAGTTATAACTCAGAAATTGCTGCACAGGAATCATGTGCTCATATTGCTTGTCTCTTGTTTCAAAAATCAGCTTGTGCTGAGATGGAAGATATCGCATCCAttacttttgtttctttatAGGTTGTGGAACTTATGAAATTATTAACATTGTTTTCGGTGTCGGCTATTTGTGAAAGCACGAAGTTTCGATTTGCGACACATTATGTTTGTCACTTGGTCAAATGTCACTTTATATTGAGATTACAGCAGTTGGGGTGGATTAAAAAATAGCAATCACTGAAAACCTTAAGCAACTGATTTGCATAGCCCTCTCAGCCGAACCTAGAGTCTGATGACTTCTGCATAGGCGTATGTTCAGTTACCTGTTAGCAAATTATCTGGTAAGTACTCATTGACAAGCACCAACGGGGTTAATTATTAGATACTCGCAGTGCATACTCCTTCCCTCTCGCATGCACTGTGAACCCCACTCACATGGGACCTATGTTTATGTAAGAGGAGTCATTATACTCCTGGAGCATGTAAAATAAAGGAATGTAGACTTTGGAATCGTTTACTAGCGATATAACAGTTGCCTATCAGCTGCTAGTATTTGTCATTTGCTGTAGAAGCAAGTCATTGTATATAAACAACAGAAATTTCGCTGCGTGCAACCTTAATGTGCAATTTGCTGTGCATGCTCCTTTAAGGAACCATCCGTCCCAATTGTGGTGATTTCATTATGGCATCTACTCACGTTCTTCTGTTGCTTATTTTTACTAATAAACTGCTATCATGGCTTAAAATTCCTCTAACCTATGGTTTCTGTAATCAGGTGCGAAGCCTTCTCCACATATCCGAGGACATATGATCTCATTCACGCGCATGGAGTTTTCAGCTTGTACAAGGATAAGTAAGTGATCTCTTGAACCTTTTCATAGGATTAACTATTCGGTTGTAGGTTATCAATTAAAGTCCAAGTTTATACATTAATAGCATCATTAGATGGTGGATTGCAGGAAGTATTGGAAGCCACCTCATGATGGGAGTAGATGGTGATGAGAGGTGGTTTAACATAGAGATCATGATTAACGTCATTAACTTAAATTTCTTGCTGGTAATTAATGACCTGCAGGTGTAACATGGAAGACATTCTCCTCGAGATGGATCGTATCCTCCGACCTGAAGGAGCAGTCATATTCCGGGACAAAGTGGATGTGCTACTGAAGGTGAAGAGGATTGTGGCAGGAATGAGGTGGAACACAAAGATGGTGGATCATGAGGATGGTCCTCTGATCACCGAGAAAGTTCTCTTCGCTGTCAAACGATACTGGGTTGCCGGCGAAAGCAGCTCTATGTCCGCACCGCAGATGGGTTAAAAAGAAAGGACGACTAGAGTGCTGTTCTTGCATGAACACTGCTGCTTTAGCTGTTTAGCGACAGAGAAACTCATTCTGAGTCACTTGCACGTCCACAGAGAGAGGTGAGATAAGGCGCACCCTCCTACCTTTATGTATAGGTGGCCCTAATTCTTCAAACAGGCTGAAGTCCTttagctttttccttttttccttttcggcttcttcaaattctttttcttcctgaTGAATTTTGCAGTACTGTTAATGCTAACTTAGGCCTGTATGCATCTCCCTCGAACGCGACTCGTTAGCATATTCTGTTTGAGGGAAGCTACCGGCATCTCCTTTGTAATTCCACTTTGAGATTTCCGGTACCATCATTTGTTATCCGTTTGCTTCTTACTGCAATTCACAAAAAGGCTTTAACGTTCACTGCTGGGGAACCCAGAGCTGCTTTTTCCCTCCCAAATGATCATACATGGCATCATTTTGAATACTAAGCCGAAGTAACTTAGCTAATTAGCAAGCAAGGGATGTCCATTGTGAACACACTGAAGTTATTACATCTGATTATTGTCTGTCTCATTGTTCTGATTTTTACCCTACTTTGAAGATATTGCATTTGTAAGCGGCTACCGGAAGTATCCTCGAGCCTGGTCGAGGTTATACTTTAGTTGCATCGATACTCAATAACAAGCAGACGGAGGCGCCTTTTTGGACACCATATGAGCAATCTGACTACTGCAGCTACTCGATTAGTGAGATAATTATCCAACAAGTCATAACTCTATtgcttttgtgccaattcagtcctaaattttttaatttgatcaaccgagtcataaatttttgacaatttatcaatgttgtccttaaggccaattttgatcgaaaattgctgcATGGACCAGCTATCCTCTGTGGCATGATTTATGCTAACGTGGAtagttttgcaatttttttttcattttttacaattttttattattttttccttttattttctgtcctttctttgcctttttcaGCCAGCCACAAGCAAGGGCTGCCTGTGTCAAGGGGACTGTTGTTCACGCCAACAGTTGCCTGCGGCAGGTGAGCGCAGCCCTTGCCGACCACAGGGTAAAAGGAAAGTAAGGaaacaatagaaagaaaagataaaaagaaaaaaatggagaaaattcaaaaaagttcagaatttttttataaaaaaattgtaaaattattTCCAATAGCATCGATCATGCTAAATAGGCAGGTTGGCGACCACTACAACGATTATAGTGGCACATCGTCAAAAAGTTTGAAagcaattgacacaattataatagttctatgactttttttttttttttgttattttccccAAAGATCACTTTCAATTTGACAACTGATTACTTGCAATGGATagatatatttttctaaaagtctccatttcacattcatttttaAGTCACGTAGTTTTCAAGTCACCGTGCTAAAAAAATGTATTGAAAAGTACATTCTTTGCACCTGTTTTTCTCCACACTACAGGCAGAATAATTTGATTTGAGCTAAGTTAATTTGAGCTTAAGATTGAACTGAGGCCAGGTTTGCAACTAAGTTTTACTTAATAGAACAGATGCCACtgtggagaagaagatgatactTTGATGGGATCAAGATGACCCATGAAGCAACCTTTAAACAAAACATGGTTTTGGCCTTTAAGCACAGTGAGATTCAGatgaaaaaggatgaaaaggACACTTGCTTGCCACTCTCCAGGCAAACCAGGCCATGATCCAATGTCAATGTGACCCCACCAGAAATCTAGGCATTGAGACTGGTTGTGTCCAATAAAGAACCATGAAATGCCAAGCATATCAACCTTCTGTTGTATCAGTTCCCCATTACTTAAGGCACATTTTCAACCTGTCCATGCACAGAAAAACCTCCCAATACCATCTTCCTCCTAAAAttctcccccctctctctgGCTGTTGATCTTGCTCTCTCAAAGTTAGTTAAAGGAGCAAACCCAAATACCATCTGCTGCTCCTTGTTGTGTTCTCAGATAGATCCATGGAGGGTGAAAATAGCTACACCGATCTTCGAACCGCTTCCTTTTCAATTTATCTGAATTCGGCACAAGAGAGCTTTGTGCAGAAGCTTGGTGAGTCGGCTCGGTGCTCGTCTCCTCCCATCCCTTTGAGTGAGGAGACTCATGTTCTGAAAGGCTTAGGGAAGGTCATGGCTAGAGGGGGCGAAATCGGCGTCTTTGGTGCCGAAAAGTACTTCAACATGGACATAGAGGAGGACTCTGCCCCGACACTCGTGGTTGATGACATGAGGAAATCTGGGTACAAGAAAGAGTGTCATCTCGATCATTATTCTAGTAGCTTGAAGACCATGTCCGGAACGCCGAGTTTGAGCTCCGAGATGAGTTGGAACAGCCAAACTTCTCTCTTGAAAAGCCTTCAGAGGATTCCATCTCAGGGGAAGCAGAACAGCTCCAGCAGAAGAAGCTTTTTCGCAAGACTTAGCTGCAGCAAGTCTTGTTCGGATAGGAAGTCCATATATGTCAGCAGAAACATTCAGGGCAGAGGAAACCGACGAGAGGATATCAGAAGTGAGAGTACGGAAAATGAGCACTTAGCCATCAGAGATAAGCAGTCTCAATCTCAACCTACGTGTCAGGAGAAAGATGATTTGAGCTGCTCAAGTTTCGAAAAGGCCACAACGGGGCCAAAAAGAGAGGAGCACTTTGCTTTCCCGGTGCTTCATGATGGGTTGCAGAAACTGGCTGTCGAAAGAAAAATGGGAGAGATCAGAACCAAAGTAGAAGAAGAGCCCCGGATCTCTCTCGAGGTATTCGGCTCCCGCGCAAAGAAGAAAGGCGATGCAGTGGCGATGAACCTGGAGAGGAAACTGTCAATTCTAACTTGGGATGCCATTCCGAAAGCCCAAAGCTTTCCGACTTCATCCCAACGCAGCGAAGCAAACGACGACATGGAAAGCGAGGCAAGTTCTGATCTGTTTGAGATAGAAAACCTATCTGGCACTAGTAGCGTGCCTCCATTATTCTCTGGGTTCATGACTCCCACCACTTTGTACGAGCCAAGCGAAGCCAGCATCGAGTGGAGCGTTGTCACGGCCAGTGCAGCTGATTTTTCAGTGTTCTCCGATTATGATGAGAAGGAAGTTTCGCTTTCATCTGGTTTCCAGGATGCTAGTCTAGTCAAAACTTCCAATGCTAAACTAAgccaagaaaaatcatcaacagAAAATCAGGGTCCAAAACCCCGATTAAGTGGAGGTGGATTATTGGGGTGCAAGAGTCACAAAACAGTTAAAGTTGCTGAGACTGCCCACATGACTAATGACAAGCCGAAGATCCCGCAGCCCCACCCAAGGTTGAATACCTCCATGCCAGTAAGGAAAATTGCAAGCTGAGGCCAAGGTGAAAGATATTGATTTCTCATAAGAGAGGTGAGGAGAGAACTGAGAAGCACGAGCTTTTGTTTtcgttgctttttctttttccttgtaaaCTTTTCCTGGCATTTGATGTCAATAATACTTGGGAGTGATTATGCCGAGCATAAGAACGTGTTTACTACTCCCTTGAAAAAACAGGGTCCATGTCTGGTGTCTTTGTGTCATTTCAGAACAAAGCAGCCGAATTAGCCAGCAAAAATcaggattttgattttgttggagCTTTCTAGGCGATTGTCTGAGAGTGTATCTAGGGGACCTGGATTGCTTGACCACCCTTGTCTGTTACATTTGTAAGTTGTGTTCATTCTTGTCCTGCTTTAGAAATGGAGGTGTTTCCTATGATGGGGCCTTATTCTCTACTTTAAACTAAAAGCCACTTTTCAGTTTTGATAGACCGGACTCGTCCTTCTCGTGAGAATGCGAATGGGTTGTCACTTTCTATCTGTAACTAAAGCTGAACAATACATGAAGTCGATGCTTCGAGAATGGACAAGCCGAGAAAACCCGATCTCTATGCAAAGCCTGTCAATGGTTCCCTGATATACTTCAGCTTTTGACAAGAAATGTCTAACAGTGTAGGAtgaaaagatgatgatgatgatgatgatgatgatgcattCCTCCTGTTATTGGCACTCT
The genomic region above belongs to Rhodamnia argentea isolate NSW1041297 chromosome 6, ASM2092103v1, whole genome shotgun sequence and contains:
- the LOC115727526 gene encoding probable methyltransferase PMT2, with amino-acid sequence MAAKGPNERRSRSSMPIFVVVGLCCVFYILGAWQRSGFGKGDSIAVEITKQADCSILSNLHYETHQGDARIAEDSDTDIKEFKPCDDQYIDYTPCQDQMRAMTFPRENMNYRERHCPTEEGKLRCLVPAPKGYMTPFPWPKSRDYVPFANAPYKSLTVEKAVQNWIQYEGNVFRFPGGGTQFPNGADAYIEELASIIPLDNGVVRTALDTGCGVASWGAYLFKKNVVAMSFAPRDSHEAQVQFALERGVPAVIGVLGTIKLPYPSRAFDMAHCSRCLIPWASNDGMYMMEVDRVLRPGGYWVLSGPPINWINNYQAWQRPKEELEEEQRKIEETAKRLCWEKKHEKGEIAIWQKRTSYDSCHGKDLESTVCKSTNLDDVWYKKMEVCVTPYPETTDPEEVAVGAWKPFPERLNAVPYRVSSGSVPGVSADSFQDDNKTWRKHVNFYKTENKIIGSGRYRNIMDMNAGLGSFAAALESPKLWVMNVMPTIAKRDALGVIYERGLIGIYHDWCEAFSTYPRTYDLIHAHGVFSLYKDKCNMEDILLEMDRILRPEGAVIFRDKVDVLLKVKRIVAGMRWNTKMVDHEDGPLITEKVLFAVKRYWVAGESSSMSAPQMG
- the LOC115727527 gene encoding LOW QUALITY PROTEIN: protein PHYTOCHROME KINASE SUBSTRATE 3-like (The sequence of the model RefSeq protein was modified relative to this genomic sequence to represent the inferred CDS: inserted 2 bases in 1 codon), whose protein sequence is MEGENSYTDLRTASFSIYLNSAQESFVQKLGESARCSSPPIPLSEETHVLKGLGKVMARGGEIGVFGAEKYFNMDIEEDSAPTLVVDDMRKSGYKKECHLDHYSSSLKTMSGTPSLSSEMSWNSQTSLLKSLQRIPSQGKQNSSSRRSFFARLSCSKSCSDRKSIYVSRNIQGRGNRREDIRSESTENEHLAIRDKQSQSQPTCQEKDDLSCSSFEKATTGPKREEHFAFPVLHDGLQKLAVERKMGEIRTKVEEEPRISLEVFGSRAKKKGDAVAMNLERKLSILTWDAIPKAQSFPTSSQRSEANDDMESEASSDLFEIENLSGTSSVPPLFSGFMTPTTLYEPSEASIEWSVVTASAADFSVFSDYDEKEVSLSSGFQDASLVKTSNAKLSQEKSSTENQGPKPRLSGGGLLGCKSHKTVKVAETAHMTNDKPKIPQPHPRLNTSMPVXGKLQAEAKVKDIDFS